The Solanum lycopersicum chromosome 8, SLM_r2.1 DNA segment GGTAAGTACTATTTGAATCATTTTGTTAATTCTATGTCTCATCTTTCATGTTtcctctctttttatttttgtaaaataccATTTGCAACATTATGTCTTGCAAATATATAATGAGTCTATTTGAATCGATTTTTGACTCGTTTTTATCATTTTAGCTTAAAATCAAGTgtttataaacattttttttctaatttatcctgcttgaaaacttaattttccactaaaaaacacttaaaataagtcaatctaAACAAGACTCTAATTACACATTTTTGTAGTGCTCCCTTGTATGTGTTCATAATGATGATGAGAATATAGGAACATTTTTATAGTTATATTAAAATGTCAGATTTGTATATCAAAAGATTCCACATAGAAAGCTGagattattttagattttagtccatcactttttttttctatttatttcaagaaacttttttttttttgtaaagcaCCAGATCCCAAGGTTTTTGTTATATTaacagataatttttttttcatgtttgtgaCAGGAAAATGAAGGATCATTCCTCTTAGCAAAAAGTTGCTCAAGCTTTATTTAGTTACCCCTTTTTCCATGCAACTTATGATATAGAGCTTTCATATCTAGCTAGAGAAAAAGATGGCCAACGTAGGATCAAAATCGATCATGTGTTTGATCGTGTTCGTGCTATTTTACATGCAGCAAGTCAAAAGTAGCTCTGAGCTCGAGCTACTTTTATCGATGAAAACATCAATGAAGGATCCATTAGGATCTCTTCATGATTGGATTCCGCGGTCTCAATCTTTTTGCCATTGGAATGGTGTTGTTTGTGATGACTTGTTGCATGTTGCAAAAATTGAGCTATCAGGGAAGAACCTATCTGGAAAATTATCCGAGACGATTTTCAACTTTCCATACGTTGAATTGATTGATCTCTCGAATAATCAACTCTATGGAGAAATTCCTAGTAATATCTCAACTTGTTTGGCGCTGAGATTTCTCAATCTTAGTAACAATAACTTCACAGGTCTACTTCCTCAAGGCTCGAGAATCCCACTTCTCGAGACATTGGATCTCTCAAACAACATGATTTCGGGGAAAATCCCCGAAAATATTGGTTTATTCTCAAGGCTCAAAGTTCTTGATTTTGGTGGCAATGTGTTGGTTGGGAGCATTCCGAAGTCCATTTCAAATATTTCTAATTTGGAGTTTTTGACTCTTGCTTCAAACCAACTAATAGGAGAAATCCCTCGAGAACTTGGTCTTCTGAAGAACTTGAAGCTTATTTATTTGGGATACAACAATTTCTCCGGTGGAATACCGGAAGAGATTGGTGGATTGTCTTCTTTGTACCATCTCGATCTCGTGTACAACAATCTCACAGGTGAAATCCCTTTATCTTTAGGTAATCTCACCAATCTTGAGTACCTTTTTCTTTACATAAACAAGTTCACTGGCCCGATTCCAAGATCTCTATTTAATCTCAAGAAAATCGTCTCACTTGATTTAAGCGATAATTTCTTGTCTAGTGAAATTCCTGAGCTTATTTCCCAATTACAGAATTTGGAAGTTCTACAATTGTTCGCGAACAGTTTCACTGGTAGAATTCCAAATACTTTATCTTCCTTACCTAGACTTCAAGTTCTTCAACTATGGTCTAATAAATTAAGTGGTGAGATTCCCAAGGACCTTGGAAAACACAACAATCTCACAATTCTAGACCTTTCCACCAATAACCTCACGGGTAAAATACCTGAAACCATATGTTATCACAATCATCTTTTCAAACTCATACTCTTTTCAAATTCACTTCACGGCGAAATCCCTGTAAGCTTGAGCCATTGCAAAAGCTTACAAAGGGTCCGCCTTCAAAACAACCACCTCACTGGTAAATTGTCTCCAGAATTCACAGAGCTCCCACTTGTTTACTTCCTTGATATCTCGGGAAACAATCTTTCTGGTTCCATTAGCGAAAGACGATGGGATATGCCATCACTTCAAATGCTAAATTTGGCCAGGAACAAGTTTTTCGGTACCTTGCCTGACTCTTTTGGTAGCAAGAAACTCGAAAACTTGGACTTATCTGAAAATGATTTTAACGGTACAATTCCTAAGAATTTCGGGGAGTTATCAGAGTTAATGGAGCTTAAATTACGAAGCAACAAGCTTTCAGGTGAAATCCCTAATGAATTATCTTCATGCAAGAAGATTGTGAGTCTTGATCTGAGCCAAAATCGATTTTCTGGTCAAATTCCAACTAGTCTTTCACAAATGCCAGTTCTTAGCCTACTTGATTTGTCCGTGAATGAATTATCAGGAGAAATCCCGCCTAATTTAGGGAAAGTTGAATCACTAGTGTTGGTTAACATCTCTCACAACCACTTCCATGGGAATTTACCGTCCACCGGAGCTTTCCTAGCTATAAATTCAAGTGCGGTAGTTGGAAACCAACTATGTGCCCGTGGAGACGACATTACAAGCGGCTTAACGCCTTGTAAATCGCTCAAGAAAAGCTCAATTTGGTGGTTCTTCTTGACATTTCTTCTTGGAATACTAGTTTTGCTAGTATTTTCGGCTTTAGTCATTGTATTTACTCAAAGAAGAAGAGAATTGAAGGTGAAGAAAGTGGAGAGTAGTACTCAGAATGGTAATAATTGGGAAATACAATTCTTCGATTCAAAAGCCTCGAAATCCATCACCCTAGATGACATCTTAGGGATTGGAGAGTTTTATTCCGAAATAAGTAACATGCAAATGTTCGTGAAGAAGTTGAATGTGAATATTATTCCAACAAGTTTTTGGACAAACATCCAAGAAATAGGAAATATTCGACATCCAAATATTGTGAAGATATTGGCTGCATGCAAATCGGAGAAAGGCGGTATTTTGGTTTATGAGTATGTAGAAGGTAAAGATTTGAGTGAAGTGATTGGAGTGATGAGTTGGGAACGTAGACAAAAAGTTGCTATTGGCATAGCTAGAGCATTGAAATATTTGCATTCTTCTTGTTCACCAACCATTTTCATCGGTGAACTTTCTTCCCGGAAAGTTATCATTGACGGAAAAGATGAACCTCGTCTGAGATTGAGTCTTCCCACCACTACCGCCTACGTTGCTCCAGGtaaatttaccattttacccttgtCATCGATCTTTTTACCTCTCGTGTTTAACATCATGTATTCTATTCTTATTTGCAAGATTATAAgcttatatttttcaactaatTAAGTAGATCGtgtaaattaatttatactGATAATGCATATAACTTATTGATAAACTCgatatttaacaatttttgttatcacttaaacaaactactatatatatatatatacatatatataatttctaaaGAGTGTAACGTAGCTATGATGactataataaaaattgttttttttcagCTTTAGAAGTGATGTGATAGGAATGTCATGTTATGTTGAAAATTATTTGATCTAACTAAaagaaattttgtatttttctaattattagAATAGAAAACAATTCTTAGAATCTACGTACTTGGtctttatttgttcttttttttcaacattGGTTCTCATAGTCGCTAGGAGTAATGATAAGGTCAAGGAATTAAGCAAATAAATGTCATGGAAGCAAtcatgattgttttttttttggtctaaaAATAAATGTAGAGACATATAATTATCTTAactttatcaatattatcatttCTTTCTTTACGTAGAAAACAATTAATTTAGTGTTAGTGTAACAAAAGTCATGGCCTTTTATTCCATGCACGTACTTAATTACGAGTTACAACTTTTCTCTATGTAGAATACAATGGAATATCGGAGAAGAGTGATATATATGGATTTGGGCTTGTTTTGATAGAGTTATTGACTGGAAAAAATCGCGGTGATGCTGAATTTGGGAAACGTGAGAGTATAGTTGATTGGGCGCGATATTGCTACTCAGAATGTCATTTGGAGACATGGATTGAACCATTATTGAAGAGTGACGCAGTGAATAATCAGAATAAAATGGTGGAGATGATGAATGTGGCTCTTCAATGTACTGCTAGTGAGCCAGCAGCAAGGCCTTGTGCTAGTGATGTTGCAAAGACATTGGACTCTTTTGTTAGATCAAATTCTTGTGGTTTAGGGTTGAAAAGGTGTGGTAGTGTTTAGATTTTGGGATTTCTAACTCCAAATCcaagatttttgtttttatcttaatgttacttttttgtttttttggtttaCTTTGTATTGGGCATAAATTAACGAGTGTTGCTCAATGTTTTGGATGTTATTTTGAGTGTAAAAATGTAGATAATGAAACTAAATGCTAATATATAGTAGATTGCTACTTTTAAAATGCTCATCTATGTTTCTTTTTGGCTCCTCATGTGTTATAGTTCCTTAAGGAACTTCAATAATTCTTAATTCTCtataaatcaatattatttcatttcaaatcGTTACTAATAGCTTTTAAGGAAAATCTCGAATGGCGAGTGAGTTTGAAAGTTGATGATTATATGTGTACTAGCATCTACCATTCTGAGACATCACCATAATTTCATCGGTCCAAAAGTAGCTTTATAGTGATATTTGagattttgttatttgaaaatagtctattttgaaaaatattaagaacATAACCAATTAGCTTATAGATAATATTGTAcccataaattattttgttgtaaTCATTGAAAGTAGAAATTGCATCTatataaacaacaaaatcaacGGTCAAAAATTAGGTGTAACAATGTTTTTCACGCATAATATTTTTCACTAGCAAACAATAAAGACCAtagctttaatttatttttttttatttttttttaaaaaaaacccttATTCTTTCACTTAATCATTATTATTCCTATAGgccaaataaaaaaagtaaatgtaTAACTAGACACAAACACTTTGTCACTGACAAACAGCTTCTTTCACaataatcattattattcttattgaaATAAAACATGTATCTACATAAAGATACATGTTAATTAAAGGTTACCTCTTTttactatataaataataaaatcaaaaagaaattcaatatttCAAAGCTATGacgaaaagaaaagaaatgcaTCGTTGTGTTTGTCTATCACCATGTATGTATTAAAACGCAATCCAAGAACAATGTCTCATAGACAAGAGTCTAAGAAACAATCAAATGTACAAAAGAATATTATTTCTGAGTGACAGCTTTTGTTCATAGATATTGCTTATCTGAGAACAAGCAAATGGTCCTATCCATCTCACTTATgtaaaagaaagaatattttcattaagGGTCAACAGCTAaatgaccaaaaagaaaaaaataatattctcatTTGTTGAAGGGGACCATTGTACTAATTTCTTAAAATTCTGATAGTATCGAGCGTATTCTTTGTCCCATTGTCGGATACTTGTTAATTGTCGTGTTTATTAAAAATagctaaatttaaaataatagttattttttagtCCATGTTAAGTGAATTACTAGGAAATGATAACCTCCCAaagaaaaaaagacattttactACTTTTAAAAGAGGGAATTTTAGGTTaagcaaatataaaaatgaaatatttatatgctataaatatagttatataattgtgctccatagcaaattttatgtttgctatggagcatcAGATCCGTGAAGAATCGCAAGCAACTTTGATTTGTATAAAACTGCAAACATCTAAATTGTATAAATCGCAGTGATGTGTATAAATCGGGTGACTGTATCTACGAAAATttcgtttgtatatgtatatgctctttgtatttgtatatctgcataaaattgaattcatatacaattgaatcgagtCAAAACAATTGTATTTGTAAATCAAATCTCTCTTTCGCTTaatagaaacacaatatataatttgtatttgtataaaacgagaaagagagagagacaaAAGAGAATTAGGTTGGGGAagatttgtaatttataattataagtgtatcggacgaagaaatatgtatttgtatttgtat contains these protein-coding regions:
- the LOC101250910 gene encoding leucine-rich repeat receptor-like serine/threonine-protein kinase SKM1 is translated as MANVGSKSIMCLIVFVLFYMQQVKSSSELELLLSMKTSMKDPLGSLHDWIPRSQSFCHWNGVVCDDLLHVAKIELSGKNLSGKLSETIFNFPYVELIDLSNNQLYGEIPSNISTCLALRFLNLSNNNFTGLLPQGSRIPLLETLDLSNNMISGKIPENIGLFSRLKVLDFGGNVLVGSIPKSISNISNLEFLTLASNQLIGEIPRELGLLKNLKLIYLGYNNFSGGIPEEIGGLSSLYHLDLVYNNLTGEIPLSLGNLTNLEYLFLYINKFTGPIPRSLFNLKKIVSLDLSDNFLSSEIPELISQLQNLEVLQLFANSFTGRIPNTLSSLPRLQVLQLWSNKLSGEIPKDLGKHNNLTILDLSTNNLTGKIPETICYHNHLFKLILFSNSLHGEIPVSLSHCKSLQRVRLQNNHLTGKLSPEFTELPLVYFLDISGNNLSGSISERRWDMPSLQMLNLARNKFFGTLPDSFGSKKLENLDLSENDFNGTIPKNFGELSELMELKLRSNKLSGEIPNELSSCKKIVSLDLSQNRFSGQIPTSLSQMPVLSLLDLSVNELSGEIPPNLGKVESLVLVNISHNHFHGNLPSTGAFLAINSSAVVGNQLCARGDDITSGLTPCKSLKKSSIWWFFLTFLLGILVLLVFSALVIVFTQRRRELKVKKVESSTQNGNNWEIQFFDSKASKSITLDDILGIGEFYSEISNMQMFVKKLNVNIIPTSFWTNIQEIGNIRHPNIVKILAACKSEKGGILVYEYVEGKDLSEVIGVMSWERRQKVAIGIARALKYLHSSCSPTIFIGELSSRKVIIDGKDEPRLRLSLPTTTAYVAPEYNGISEKSDIYGFGLVLIELLTGKNRGDAEFGKRESIVDWARYCYSECHLETWIEPLLKSDAVNNQNKMVEMMNVALQCTASEPAARPCASDVAKTLDSFVRSNSCGLGLKRCGSV